GCATCTAAATAATTGTCAATGCAATGACGGAAAGAGGTTTCCAATTCGCTGACGCTCACACCGTGAAAATTCAGTGAATCGTTGATGCCGAAGACTTCGCCGACAAAGAGTCCGTCTTCTGCATCGAACGAAATCTTCGCATGATAGCCTTTGTATTCCAACAGATTCATTGTGATTCCTCCTTAGAGTTCATTGTGATCTTTCAAAAATTGGATGACTTTCCTGATTTGGTAACGGTAAAGCTCCTTTCCGGGGTGCGGGCCGTCAAATTGCAGGATGCGTTTGGTTGCTGTGTGAAAATAACCGATGCCGGAGCCTCTGCCGCCCTGAAATTTTTCACAGCCGCATTTTTTCATCAATGTGTCGAGCTCTCGTACTGTAAAGTTCGTGGGAGTGGGCTTCCGGCTGATTTTTTCCAGCAGCATTTCCTTTGTTGGCATGTATTTCACCTCAAGAAAAGTATAGCAGAGCTGCACCTAAAGAGCAACTGAATTTTAGTTACACTTACATTTTTTTAGATATTGCAGCATGATGAAACAGGCATTGGAAATCATCGGCGAGATTGCTTACAATAGAAGACAGATAAGAGATTTTGTGTGTGAAAGGAGCGGCGCGTCGGGAGGGGCATATCGTGAAGATCGATCAGACGGAGAAGAAGCGGTGGCTGGAGGTTTTGCTGCTCGCGTTCTTTTTTTCGGTGATGAGCGTGCAGTATCTGCCGCGGTTTTTTCATGAAGCGGCGGGCATTCTCTTCGGTGCGGCTGCGGCGCCCGCTCCCTTGTCGAGCGGTCGCGCTTTCCCGAGATGGCGCAATACGCGGAGGAAAAGGGCATCGCCATGACGCCGTACAGCGCGTTCGCGGCCGGCAGGCTTTCGCGGCCGCCCGGGGAGCGGACGAAGCGCATGGAAGAGGACAGCTACGCGAAGTTCAAGTACGACAAGACGGAGGAGGAGGATGCGAAGATCATCACCCGCGTGGCGGAGCTTTCCAGGCGCCACGGCGTCTCCATGACGACGATCGCCCTGGCGTGGCTCCTCACGAGGGTCACGGCGCCGATTGCCGGAGTGACAAAGCTCTCCCATATCGACGCGCCGATCGAGGCGGCGGATTTCAAGCTTTCGCCGGATGAGCTGCTCTATCTGGAGGAGCTGTATGTGCCGCACGCCCTGTCCGGCGTCATGGCGCAGAACCGTCCGGAAAAGCGCGGGGAAACGAAGGTCTGGACGGCAAACAGTCCGAAATTAAGCTGAGTGGTATAAGGAAGTCTACGCAGAGAAGGGGAGAAGTCCCGGGAGCGCGATGCCATGCGCATAGGGCGAAGAAGAGGCTTTTCAGGAGGCGCGGATGCATGCAGCCACCCATCCTCACACATCTGCACGGTCCTATCGTCGCCCTCGAATCCTCGATAGCTGCCGCGTATCTGTGGAAGCTGCACGCACAAACGTCCGCTTTGCGGACATTGTGCGCCCTGCCCTTACAGAAGCCTGACCAATCGGTCTGCGCCTTCGGCTTGAGATCCTGGGGCTGCATGGTAAATCCGGGCGATTCCATTTTATCAGTGCTTCCTAAAGCGTCTTGTCGGAGGAGGGGGACGATGGCTTTTTATATCACGGGAGATATACACGGGGATATCGCGCGATTCTTGCCGGAGAACTGGCAGGGGCACTATGGGCTGCCGCCGCTGACGAAGGAAGACGCTGTCCTTATCTGCGGCGACTTCGGCATCCCATGGGGCTTTGGTAAGGGCAGTCTGGGCACGGAGCGCGAGGGAAAGGCGACGGAGAGCGATGAGGCGAAGCTTGACGCTTT
This portion of the Selenomonas sp. TAMA-11512 genome encodes:
- a CDS encoding type II toxin-antitoxin system HicA family toxin, with product MPTKEMLLEKISRKPTPTNFTVRELDTLMKKCGCEKFQGGRGSGIGYFHTATKRILQFDGPHPGKELYRYQIRKVIQFLKDHNEL
- a CDS encoding aldo/keto reductase — protein: MAQYAEEKGIAMTPYSAFAAGRLSRPPGERTKRMEEDSYAKFKYDKTEEEDAKIITRVAELSRRHGVSMTTIALAWLLTRVTAPIAGVTKLSHIDAPIEAADFKLSPDELLYLEELYVPHALSGVMAQNRPEKRGETKVWTANSPKLS
- a CDS encoding type II toxin-antitoxin system HicB family antitoxin; protein product: MNLLEYKGYHAKISFDAEDGLFVGEVFGINDSLNFHGVSVSELETSFRHCIDNYLDACEKFHKNPDKEFKGSFNIRIPSELHRRLALEATRHDVSLNQFIKDTLMQAAAGEQV